The nucleotide sequence TCCTTGGCTTGCCCCATTTATGTTTGAATCCATCAAAGCGGCGCCAGCTCGAAGGCCTAACCAGGCTGCGGCGCATTTCACACGCTTCGCTGGAGTTCTGCAACTCGAATTGGCACAAAGGATGTCGGGGCATCCAGGAAGAGGGCGGGAGACAGACAGGATGCCTGATTCCACACCGACCGAGGCGAAAGTTTTGGCCTGCAGAGCTGGCAAAAAAGTTTTGCGCCGACGCTGAGGCTGCATTAAATTTGCGGCCAAATATGATTTCATGCTTCGAGCGGAGGAAATGGCTTTAAGAATCTGTGAACGGATTTTATCTTGCAAGCTCTTGCCATGGATCTTGTGATCTCGTCCTTTCACCTAACTGCCGCCTAAATGCGCCTAAATGCAATTTTTGTTACTTGGCAAAACTTTTCCCTGCTTCACCTTCCTGGCAGAAGTTAGTTTCAAGTTCTGGTTTTGTGCCCAAGCAATATAAAATACGGAGGGAGTGGCTTGGTCTGAACTTTTGTAATTATTTGATTTATCAAATAGCAGAGGCAGTCCATGCAGAGGAATGAAGGCGGCCGTACCGTGCTCTTGGCCTCAgtgtaattttatttaaaagttgCAAAGCTGAAAGGGCCAGCTCACTTTTTTCGGATGGGGCATACCTTTCCTTGACACAGTCGTCTGGGATGAGTATtcaaaaactaaatataaatGACGTTTGGAAGGTCAAGGCAGGGGCTTAGGTATGAGCACCCAAAGAACAGCAAAcatcgagtagagctcgaaAACACCTGTGAGGTAtgcaaacaaaaaacagaacCGGCGCTCTCTTTTTGTTTCTATGATAACACCCCGCGACAAGTCTACCAAGAGCGTTTTCCAGTTGAACCCAGACTGCAGGCGGGGAATGTCTTTGGCCTGGATCATTCTGATCGGTCTTCTGATCCCTGAGAGGAACACCACTGGAGGAGCCCTAGCGAACGCATCCCCGTACATTCGATTACGTAGAACGCACCTTCCGGCGATCAAGGTACGACACGTAGCCCATCGAACATCACGCCGGATTGTGCGCATTACCAGTTCGGACCAAACAGCTCTAGGGTCCCAGAAGATTCAGCATGTTGGAGCATTTAATGACTCCATCTCGACATCGGATAGGTGGGAATACAACATGTGGCAGGTACTGAGGGTCGACGGAAAAACCAACCTCTACATACTGTTCTTTACCATCTACGTTAGCTACCTGGTGTATGTTTTATTCTAAGTCGGTGTTTCGTCCAATAAAAAGCGTAccctcaaaaaaaaattggaagTTTATCATCAGAAATTCCAGACCACTTATATGTAATGGAAAATCATGGATTTTTGGACTAATTTAACAGGAAAACtgaacttttaaatttattaagaaatCGTGGTTCATCGAGGTACATTTTTCGCGGGCCCTGTTCTATTACCAAATGTAGCGCCCACGTTTTGAGGctaaaattcaattttaaatttaagctGAAATGCTTTGGTAAACAGCGAACCTTTCCTTTATTTCCGCGTTTCGGAGGCGCGTTCCTAAAGCGGTCGACTGGAACCAAGTTGGCAGCAATTCCAGAACTCGCATGAGaatctttttccttccttcCATCGGAAAATTTGGAGTCCAACAGGTAGGCGAAGCTAATGGAACGGGAGCTTATCCTCACCGGGAACACAGGAGATGGATGATGGAGACGGGATGATAAATTTTAGGTGGCACCCTAAAATGTCTTCTTCCCTGGGTCCCAACTCTGAATGGAAACGTAATATCCGCTGCAAATCTTCAACGTTCTTTCCTCTTTTTATCCTTACAAATATAGTTACTGATTGTCTCAGGACCCCCAAGGACCACACATTTTTAAGGCCTGTTCAATCCTCTGCCATTTCAGCAGCTCATCAAGTCCTCCACATGTGTTGCCCGAATGGTCACACACATACAGTATGCTAAGTGACCCCACAACCTCGACGCCTGTCCCAGGGTATACAGTTCGCAGACTGGAGCTTCGCTGTTGCTTTCGTCAACTGCGACATAATTTATGACGCTTTCATTAAAAGCGACAAGCGAGACAAACGCCCACACACAATCACGGCTGGGTAACGAATGGCCAAAGGAGTTGCTCGGTGAATGTCCCCGGAGTGGGtgtgtattttaaatttgtttcgGGGCAGACCCAAAGACTCGCAGGGAACTCGGTTACGTGTGCCAGACAGTTGTCACAGGCAAAAACATCGCTCAGGAGTGGGGCTGCGGGGAAAGGCCGAACGTCGCCGACATTTCACCCCAAACGGTGTCAATTTTTTAATGTCAAGAGTTTAACTGGCGTACCGTTGCACTCCGGTCCCGGTCGGGGGCTGCCGTCGCGCTTTGACATAATTAAAGGCCATTAATCACGTGTGCTGATTCAACAACGCCCACTCTGTAAGGGCCGGGGATAGGGCGGAACCCCGCTGACCTCTCGAGGGTTAATACAGCCACTTGAACCCCAGGTTGGGGCGGTTCAGGTCGGATCGGTCTGTTCGATTCGGAGGAACGTTGCATTTTACCAGACCCTGTCAAGAAACGGGGCTGCTGTCCTGCCCCAACTTGTGCCCGACGGAACAATTCTTTTTTCAGATACTACGCTTCACTGGCGATTTGCCTCTTTTCAGTTTCGCTCGGGGTTTTTGCCTTTTTATGCAGCAGCATTTTGGCGTCAATTAACGTTCTTTGTTGTGGCGTTACATCGGACATTTTTGGGGGCTAGAGTCATGGCCACGGTCACCTCGTTGGACATGGTCAGAGCCATATAGATGCCGCGTAGATTGGAAATGTCGCGTGGATGTTGCGCTTCATTGCGCCTCAGTTTGTGGTGATTCCCTTCCACAATTAcgaacaaaaaataaagtaaaacatAAAGTCCAATGCGGCTAGTCAATGCTCTTCACGGGTAGGTAGTAGGCAAGAACGCAAAATCAAAATTCATTTTTGGTCTTAGCGAAAAAACTATTAGTTCATTGCATTTttgtatactttttatataacaCATTTTTTACACATTACCCGTCGCCTAGCTTGTGCCGTAGCGAACGTTAGGTAAAAAGTGTATAGTGTAACGATATGACAAAACGAATTCCCATATATTCACAATAGCCCCCAGATACATACACACACCCTGAAGCCGGAAATCCCAGCAGAGAGAGACAATGTACATAGATACCAAAAGATATCCGCAGCACGACGGCAGCTTCGGCGCTTATGTAGACTTATGTCGCGCATATTGACCACGAGGGTGGACACCTTTGCTGAACCGACCCACATGATCC is from Drosophila suzukii chromosome 3, CBGP_Dsuzu_IsoJpt1.0, whole genome shotgun sequence and encodes:
- the LOC108007682 gene encoding uncharacterized protein, which translates into the protein MITPRDKSTKSVFQLNPDCRRGMSLAWIILIGLLIPERNTTGGALANASPYIRLRRTHLPAIKVRHVAHRTSRRIVRITSSDQTALGSQKIQHVGAFNDSISTSDRWEYNMWQVLRVDGKTNLYILFFTIYVSYLVYVLF